A window of Cryptomeria japonica chromosome 3, Sugi_1.0, whole genome shotgun sequence contains these coding sequences:
- the LOC131874252 gene encoding uncharacterized protein LOC131874252 produces MELYGYEAPSFANSVFGDSKAPQAKDMVQQCQDILKALKNNLQIAQKQQKLYANQQRIECTFKVGDMVYLRLQPFRQSTLKKSGAEKLKPRFYGPFRVIRQVGAVAYDFKLPASSKVHIVFHVSRLKKALGQNVLVSYDLSPLDEERQLVLILEEIIDFRERSLRRRTIKEYLVKWKNLPMEDATWKNEEILQH; encoded by the coding sequence ATGGAACTCTATGGATACGAGGCCCCTAGCTTTGCTAATTCGGTGTTTGGTGATAGCAAAGCCCCTCAAGCAAAGGATATGGTGCAGCAATGTCAAGATATTTTGAAGGCTTTGAAGAACAACCTCCAGATTGCACAGAAACAGCAGAAGTTGTACGCTAATCAGCAGCGTATAGAGTGCACATTCAAGGTTGGAGACATGGTCTATCTTAGGCTTCAGCCTTTCAGacaatctactctcaagaagagtggagcggaGAAGCTCAAGCCACGTTTCTATGGGCCATTCAGAGTCATCAGGCAAGTTGGTGCAGTGGCTTATGACTTCAAGCTTCCGGCAAGTAGCAAGGTTCACATTGTCTTCCACgtgtctcgcctcaagaaggcacttggcCAGAATGTTTTGGTCTCTTATGATTTATCTCCATTGGATGAGGAAAGACAATTGGTGTTGATTCTAGAGGAGATCATTGATTTCAGAGAACGCTCCTTGAGGAGAAGGACAATCAAGGAGTATCTGGTGAAGTGGAAGAATTTGCCTATGGAAGATGCTACTTGGAagaatgaggagattttgcagcATTAG